A genomic segment from Triticum dicoccoides isolate Atlit2015 ecotype Zavitan chromosome 1A, WEW_v2.0, whole genome shotgun sequence encodes:
- the LOC119287360 gene encoding dolichyl-diphosphooligosaccharide--protein glycosyltransferase subunit STT3A-like, whose protein sequence is MAEPVANAAAPAPAPGRLRNAFGGVLCAFTLILIGVLAFSIRLFSVIKYESVIHEFDPYFNFRVTQFLSKNGIYEFWNWFDDRTWYPLGRVIGGTVYPGLTLTAGSIWWLVNALNIPLSVETVCVFTAPIFSAIASWATYLLTKEAKGTGAGLMAAAILAMVPSYISRSVAGSYDNEAVAIFALVFTFYLYVKTLNTGSLFYATLNALSYFYMVCSWGGYTFIINLIPMHVLLCIVTGRYSSRLYIAYAPLVILGTLLAALVPVVGFNAVLTSEHFASFLVFIILHVVAFVYYIKGLLTPRLFKMAMTLVITVGLAVCFAVVAILVALVASSPTKGWSGRSLSLLDPTYASKYIPIIASVSEHQPPTWPSYFMDINVLAFLVPAGIISCFLPLSDASSFMVLYLVTAVYFSGVMVRLMLVLAPAACILSGIALSSAFDVLTRSMKFQLSKLFDDGPAIGNGSPNGSSASTVNTSSSKSEKTEKSEAAPKEKPSKKNRKKDREVTESASVKPKKEKRLSVLPLEASIVGTLLLIALGGFYVVHCVWAAAEAYSAPSIVLTSRSREGLHVFDDFREAYAWLSHNTDVDDKVASWWDYGYQTTAMANRTVIVDNNTWNNTHIATVGTAMSSPEKAAWEIFDSLDVKYVLVVFGGLVGYPSDDINKFLWMVRIGGGEFPHIKEPDYLRDGQYRVDAQATPTMLNCLMYKLCYYRFVETDGKGFDRVRGYEIGKKHFKLTHFEEVFTTHHWMVRIYKLKPQKNRIRGKLKKSKSSSKTSSTLAAGRKKNPWQ, encoded by the exons ATGGCGGAGCCCGTGGCCAACGCGGCGGCGCCCGCCCCCGCCCCCGGCCGCCTCCGCAACGCCTTCGGCGGCGTGCTCTGCGCCTTTACCCTCATCCTCATcggcgtcctcgccttctcgatccgccTCTTCTCC GTGATCAAGTACGAGAGCGTGATCCACGAGTTCGACCCCTACTTCAACTTCCGCGTCACTCAG TTTCTGTCGAAGAATGGAATCTACGAGTTCTGGAACTGGTTTGATGATAGGACATG GTATCCCCTTGGTCGTGTGATTGGTGGCACTGTGTATCCTGGGTTGACTTTGACAGCTGGAAGCATTTGGTG GTTGGTTAATGCTCTGAACATCCCATTGTCGGTGGAGACTGTCTGCGTGTTCACTGCTCCAATTTTCTCTGCAATCGCTTCCTGGGCTACTTACCTCTTGACAAAG GAGGCAAAGGGCACTGGAGCTGGATTGATGGCAGCAGCCATTCTGGCAATG GTCCCTTCGTACATCTCAAGATCAGTTGCTGGCAGCTATGATAATGAAGCTGTAGCAATATTTGCCTTGGTATTCACATTTTATCTGTATGTAAAG ACACTGAACACAGGATCACTCTTTTATGCAACGCTCAATGCTCTCTCATATTTCTACATG GTCTGTTCTTGGGGAGGCTACACATTCATCATAAACCTTATTCCGATGCATGTGCTGTTGTGCATTGTAACCGGTCGTTATTCTTCAAGACTGTACATTGCATATGCTCCCCTT GTTATATTGGGAACACTTCTGGCAGCTTTGGTACCTGTCGTTGGTTTTAATGCTGTATTGACATCTGAGCACTTTGCATCATTTCTG GTGTTCATAATCCTTCATGTGGTTGCTTTTGTGTATTACATCAAAGGACTTTTGACTCCCAGGCTGTTCAAAATGGCTATGACTCTTGTTATAACTGTTGGCCT GGCTGTTTGTTTTGCAGTGGTAGCTATACTCGTAGCGTTGGTGGCATCTAGCCCAACAAAAGGCTGGAGTGGGCGCAGTTTGAGTCTACTGGACCC AACCTATGCAAGCAAGTATATTCCCATCATTGCCAGTGTCAGTGAACATCAACCCCCCACCTGGCCCTCTTATTTTATGGATATCAATGTTTTGGCCTTCTTGGTTCCTGCTGGAATAATT TCATGCTTCTTGCCTTTGTCCGATGCAAGTTCATTCATGGTCTTGTACTTGGTAACTGCGGTATATTTTTCTGGAGTGATG GTTCGACTTATGCTTGTCCTTGCTCCTGCTGCGTGCATTCTATCCGGGATTGCTCTTTCTTCAGCCTTCGATGTCCTCACACGATCTATGAAATTTCAGCTATCAAAACTATTTGATGATGGCCCTGCTATT GGTAATGGTAGCCCAAATGGTTCTAGTGCTAGCACGGTCAATACAAGTTCATCCAAAAGTGAGAAGACTGAAAAatctgaagcagctccaaaggaaaAACCATCAAAGAAGAACCGGAAGAAGGACAGAGAAGTGACAGAAAGTGCTTCTGTGAAGCCTAAAAAGGAAAAGAGACTTTCGGTACTGCCTTTGGAAGCATCTATTGTGGGCACTCTTTTACTGATCGCGTTAGGTGGTTTCTATGTG GTCCATTGTGTGTGGGCTGCAGCTGAAGCTTACTCCGCACCTTCAATTGTGTTGACATCTCGTTCACGCGAGGGATTGCATGTTTTTGATGATTTCCGTGAAGCTTATGCATGGCTTAGCCATAACACAGATGTGGATGACAAG GTTGCATCCTGGTGGGACTATGGTTATCAAACAACTGCTATGGCTAACAGGACTGTGATTGTAGACAACAATACCTGGAACAACACTCACATAGCAACAGTTGGTACAGCGATGTCATCCCCAGAAAAGGCAGCATGGGAGATCTTTGATTCTTTAGATGTTAAATATGTGCTTGTTGTGTTTGGAG GTCTGGTTGGCTACCCTAGTGATGATATTAACAAGTTCCTTTGGATGGTTCGCATAGGAGGTGGTGAATTCCCTCACATCAAGGAGCCAGATTATCTT AGAGACGGCCAGTACCGTGTTGATGCTCAAGCAACTCCAACTATGTTGAATTGCCTCATGTACAAGCTTTGCTATTACAG GTTTGTTGaaactgatggcaaaggctttgacAGAGTAAGAGGATATGAAATAGGAAAGAAGCATTTCAAGCTAACACATTTTGAGGAG GTTTTCACAACCCACCACTGGATGGTGCGCATTTATAAACTGAAACCTCAAAAGAACAGGATTAGGGGCAAGTTGAAGAAGTCGAAATCC AGTTCCAAAACTAGTTCGACGCTTGCAGCGGGGCGAAAGAAGAACCCATGGCAATGA